The following coding sequences lie in one Apium graveolens cultivar Ventura chromosome 3, ASM990537v1, whole genome shotgun sequence genomic window:
- the LOC141714966 gene encoding uncharacterized protein LOC141714966 encodes MRRFPEAINKVSNLDERDALSIFRRNLDPEHNERYIVELINKEPQSLAAAYSMAARFIKETDVLQAMRMTRNGGSRSKNTDDRPKGGYHQDKKFKQSNQSQERQANPIFQRLGPKQESNSDPGPVKQAREPKQEPDWTPLNITREEILKEVKDKPFYYPPKPMQTPPESSPYNRQCDYHETHGHKTENCLSLKYFIEDQVKKGNMNKYLVRHNSRGEAQKKGKNVVNVVLGGSYSPPRNPDFGEEVLSIQSLPDLVISFSSKDYEGVNPHHNATLVVTLDIFDNEVRRMLKDNGSSVNILFEHTVDRMQLGNVCSNECREDPLYGFGHNLVPIQGTLYLPVIFGSAPNQMTHVIKFYVINAPSSYNGIIGRSALTMMQAITSISHLKIKFPTPTGVGEIKGDYGVAEICYNQGLVMAETHQDNKRKATVLRKQQSMKKHRPRIWEEANKTSPEELASNQVRYWTRQVES; translated from the coding sequence ATGCGCCGGTTCCCggaagcaatcaataaagtttcAAATCTGGATGAGAGGGATGCTTTAAGCATTTTTAGAAGAAACCTGGACCCGGAGCACAACGAAAGGTATATTGTGGAGCTGATCAATAAGGAGCCGCAAAGTCTGGCAGCAGCTTATTCCATGGCTGCCAGATTCATTAAGGAAACTGATGTGCTCCAGGCAATGAGAATGACCCGGAATGGTGGGTCTAGGAGTAAAAACAccgatgaccgaccgaaagggggttaccatcaggacaagAAATTCAAGCAAAGCAACCAAAGCCAAGAAAGACAAGCAAACCCGATTTTCCAAAGACTTGGTCCTAAGCAGGAGTCGAACAGCGACCCAGGACCCGTGAAGCAAGCTCGGGAGCCGAAGCAGGAGCCGGATTGGACTCCTCTCAACATAACCCGGGAGGAAATCTTGAAAGAAGTCAAAGACAAGCCTTTCTATTATCCTCCGAAGccaatgcaaactcctccggagAGCAGCCCCTACAATAGGCAGTGTGATTATCACGAGACCCATGGCCACAAGACCGAGAATTGtttatcactcaagtacttcattgaggACCAAGTGAAAAAGGGGAATATGAACAAGTACTTAGTTCGGCACAACAGCAGAGGGGAAGCGCAGAAGAAAGGAAAGAATGTAGTCAATGTGGTCCTAGGCGGATCCTACTCCCCACCCCGGAACCCGGACTTCGGCGAAGAAGTACTTTCAATCCAATCACTCCCAGAcctggtgatatccttcagcagcaaggactacGAAGGAGTCAACCCTCATCACAATGCAACTTTGGTTGTCACTCTAGACATTTTcgataatgaagtaagaagaatgctcaAAGACAATGGCTCCTCAGTAAATATCCTCTTCGAGCACACAGTGGATAGAATGCAGTTAGGGAACGTCTGCTCAAATGAATGTCGAGAAGACCCACTCTATGGCTTCGGCCACAACTTAGTCCCAATCCAAGGAACTTTGTATCTGCCAGTCATCTTTGGATCTGCTCCTAACCAAATGACTCATGTCATCAAATTTTATGTGATCAATGCTCCTTCTTCATACAACGGAATCATTGGCAGATCAGCTCTAACCatgatgcaagcaataacttcaatTTCCCATCTCAAGATTAAGTTCCCAACCCCGACGGGAGTCGGGGAAATTAAAGGAGATTATGGAGTtgctgaaatatgctacaaccaGGGGTTAGTTATGGCAGAAACCCACCAAGATAACAAAAGGAAGGCTACGGTCCTTCGCAAGCAACAAAGCATGAAGAAGCACCGACCCCGGATATGGGAAGAAGCAAACAAAACAAGTCCAGAGGAACTGGCAAGCAACCAAGTTAGGTACTGGACAAGACAAGTCGAGTCCTAG
- the LOC141714967 gene encoding uncharacterized protein LOC141714967 has product MDWLSLYKASIDCKKKKIVLYTTNNVRIISQGQKQDKKFLSVLQAKKLLRKGCEAYLAHVVDTKKETPNLDEIPIVREYPDILREELPGLPPDQEIEFSIDLILGAEPVSKAPYRMAPVKMKELAKQLQELLDKGVI; this is encoded by the coding sequence atggattggttgtctctatataaggCAAGTATTGACTGTAAGAAGAAGAAAATTGTTTTGTATACAACAAATAATGTAAGGATAATCTCTCAAGGACAGAAGCAGGACAAAAAGTTTCTCTCAGTATTGCAGGCAAAGAAATTGTTAAGGAAAGGATGCGAggcatatttggctcatgtggtggataccaAGAAAGAGACACCTAATCTAGATGAGATTCCGATAGTAAGAGAATATCCTGACATCTTACGGGAAGAATtgccaggattaccacctgatcaAGAAATAGAATTCTCTATTGATTTGATACTAGGAGCAGAGCCAGTTTCCAAAGCTCCATACCGAATGGCTCCGGTgaaaatgaaggaattggccaagcAACTTCAAGAACTGTTAGACAAAGGAGTCATCTGA